The following are encoded together in the Sphingorhabdus pulchriflava genome:
- a CDS encoding GumC family protein, giving the protein MLQPTPPALATGQAAGAFGNANGDEATSLAPPILLQYWQVVLRWKWVIAGIVAAAVAIGLVLTLLATPQYTATSRVEISRDQKKVTSIEGLESQDAGRDLEFYQTQYSLLQARSLAERVSRQLRLATRDDFFEAHGVSPDDSTLFASKSGQPLSNAERQKREKLAVDVLMKNVSISPIRGSALVDISYTSASPTLSAQISNTWTEQFIVQSMDRRFASTADARKFLEGRLADLRARLETSERDLVNYAEAKGIVALGKSKSIDGRTEVERTLVSSDLEALNSALAAATADRIAAESKARQRNGGANAEALNNVAIGQLRQKRAEVAAEYAKMMAQFEPGYPAAVALSEQLKALDISIAREEGRVLNSRSSEYREAVQREVELKSAVDELKARMNRQQKDSIQYNIYQREADTNRELYDGLLQRYKEIGVAGVGANNIAIVDTAKVPEKPSSPNLLLNLALALLTGVGLAAVATFALDQVDEGLRDPTQVNRLLQVPLLGSVPNAEEEDALQLLRDPKSALSEAYLSIRSNLAFSTDHGVPRSLMVTSTRPAEGKSTSSLAIATVLGRTGKKVLLLDADMRSPSMHQFIGQPNRMGLSNFLAGENDWRQFVIDTDVKGLFLMPAGPTPPSAAELLSSDRMLMLVRQLVEHFDHVVIDSPPILGLADAPLLARAVEGCVFVAEAEGVAVRGIKASLGRLQSVHAHVLGVVLTKLRHKQAGYGYGYGYGYGYGSTES; this is encoded by the coding sequence ATGTTGCAACCCACACCCCCAGCCTTAGCAACTGGTCAAGCGGCAGGCGCGTTCGGAAATGCGAATGGCGATGAGGCGACAAGCCTCGCTCCGCCGATCCTGCTCCAATATTGGCAGGTTGTCCTGCGCTGGAAATGGGTGATTGCTGGGATTGTAGCTGCAGCGGTCGCCATCGGCCTGGTCCTGACCTTGCTGGCGACGCCGCAATACACTGCAACGTCACGTGTCGAAATCAGTCGTGACCAGAAGAAAGTCACTTCGATTGAGGGGCTGGAATCGCAGGATGCCGGGCGCGACCTAGAATTCTATCAAACACAATATTCGCTCCTCCAGGCGCGCTCGCTTGCAGAGCGCGTCTCGCGCCAGTTGCGCCTTGCTACGAGAGACGACTTCTTTGAAGCGCATGGGGTTAGTCCGGACGACAGCACTTTATTCGCGAGCAAGTCGGGGCAGCCGCTAAGCAATGCAGAGCGCCAGAAGCGAGAGAAGCTCGCTGTCGATGTTCTCATGAAAAATGTTTCGATTTCCCCAATCCGTGGCTCTGCACTTGTCGACATTAGCTATACCAGTGCATCGCCAACCCTTTCGGCACAAATATCCAATACCTGGACAGAACAGTTCATTGTCCAAAGTATGGACCGTCGCTTTGCTTCGACCGCCGACGCTCGTAAATTTCTTGAGGGTCGGCTTGCAGACCTTCGTGCCCGCCTCGAGACGTCTGAACGAGATCTCGTCAATTACGCCGAGGCCAAGGGCATTGTGGCTCTTGGCAAAAGTAAGAGTATCGACGGTCGCACCGAGGTTGAGAGGACATTGGTGTCGAGCGATTTGGAGGCGCTGAATAGCGCCCTTGCAGCTGCAACCGCCGATCGCATTGCCGCCGAAAGCAAGGCCCGCCAGCGTAACGGCGGCGCCAATGCAGAAGCACTGAATAATGTCGCTATCGGCCAGTTACGGCAGAAGCGCGCAGAAGTTGCCGCGGAATATGCAAAAATGATGGCGCAATTCGAACCTGGTTATCCGGCTGCGGTTGCTTTGTCCGAACAGCTCAAGGCACTTGATATCAGCATTGCCCGTGAAGAAGGTCGTGTCCTCAACAGTCGCTCCTCCGAATATCGCGAGGCAGTTCAGCGCGAAGTCGAACTCAAAAGTGCGGTTGACGAGTTAAAGGCTCGCATGAACCGGCAGCAAAAGGATAGCATCCAATACAACATCTATCAACGCGAGGCAGACACTAACCGCGAACTCTATGATGGCCTGCTCCAGCGCTATAAAGAGATCGGCGTTGCTGGTGTTGGCGCCAATAACATCGCAATCGTTGATACAGCAAAGGTGCCAGAAAAGCCGTCATCACCCAATTTACTGCTGAACCTCGCCCTTGCACTCCTGACTGGTGTCGGCTTGGCTGCTGTGGCGACATTTGCGCTTGATCAGGTTGACGAAGGCTTGCGCGATCCGACCCAAGTAAATCGACTGCTACAAGTGCCATTGCTCGGCAGTGTTCCCAATGCCGAAGAAGAAGATGCACTGCAATTGCTCCGAGATCCGAAGTCGGCTTTGTCTGAAGCCTATCTCAGTATCCGCTCGAACCTTGCCTTCTCTACTGATCATGGCGTTCCCCGGTCGCTAATGGTCACCAGCACAAGGCCGGCGGAGGGCAAGAGTACCTCCAGCCTTGCAATAGCAACCGTGCTAGGACGAACAGGCAAGAAAGTGCTGCTGCTCGACGCAGACATGCGCTCGCCTTCAATGCACCAGTTCATTGGGCAGCCGAACAGGATGGGTCTAAGCAATTTCTTAGCTGGTGAAAATGACTGGCGACAATTCGTCATTGATACTGATGTGAAGGGCCTGTTTCTAATGCCGGCCGGCCCCACCCCGCCTAGCGCAGCGGAGCTTTTGAGTAGTGATCGCATGCTGATGCTCGTCCGCCAACTGGTCGAGCATTTTGATCATGTGGTGATCGACTCCCCGCCAATCTTGGGTCTTGCCGATGCACCGTTGCTTGCACGTGCTGTTGAGGGCTGTGTGTTTGTAGCTGAAGCAGAGGGTGTCGCCGTTCGAGGTATTAAGGCTTCGCTGGGACGCCTCCAATCTGTTCACGCACATGTGCTTGGCGTCGTGCTGACCAAGTTGCGTCACAAGCAGGCAGGCTATGGCTATGGCTATGGCTATGGCTATGGCTATGGATCCACCGAAAGCTAA
- a CDS encoding O-antigen ligase family protein, which translates to MSKIRSSDGKPSLLFWVLVAFLALLFATGGASRTDVQSLVILRPASIIVCALALMTLRKEHLAGRKWLIGSFAAVFGVALLHVIPLPPVVWQSLAGRQDLVDVEKLAGVTDLWRPLTLAPMNGWHALLSLFAPLAVLLLGIQLNRDDLFRILPLLIAFAGLSGLLGLLQAIGNPQSALYLYRITNNGSAVGLFANRNHSATLLACLFPMLAVFASTAKGTTDEVRLRQLVAAAIAIVLVPLILVTGSRSGLVSAVIGMLGAGLLYHRPTDVRTVRKGSPDRIKALPILGGLAVVSLGFLTFFFSRAEAIQRLFAEASGEDSRTDFWAVSLELFWKYFPWGSGSGSFVEAFQIVEPAYLLDATYLNRAHNDWVEIAVAFGLAGLILLVLACAAFFWRSFNLWRKAETGRRYVAFGRLASVCIAIIAIASVSDYPLRTPTMMGVFAILTLWFTESGRERADSVSTGRGGN; encoded by the coding sequence TTGTCCAAAATCCGTTCATCAGACGGCAAGCCGTCGCTACTCTTCTGGGTTCTGGTTGCATTTCTTGCATTGCTCTTCGCAACAGGGGGAGCGTCACGGACGGATGTTCAGTCGCTTGTAATCCTGCGCCCCGCTTCAATCATAGTCTGCGCCCTCGCCCTTATGACGCTGCGAAAGGAGCACCTGGCAGGACGTAAGTGGCTGATCGGTTCATTTGCCGCGGTTTTTGGTGTGGCACTACTGCATGTAATACCGCTCCCTCCTGTTGTATGGCAGTCGCTTGCGGGAAGGCAGGATCTGGTTGACGTTGAGAAACTGGCCGGTGTCACCGACCTCTGGCGACCACTTACACTGGCGCCAATGAACGGCTGGCATGCCTTGCTGTCCCTTTTTGCACCCTTAGCCGTGCTTCTCCTAGGTATTCAGCTCAATCGTGACGACCTGTTCCGTATTCTGCCGCTTCTAATAGCATTTGCTGGTCTATCGGGGCTTTTGGGCTTGTTGCAGGCAATCGGCAACCCACAGAGCGCGCTATATTTATATCGAATAACGAATAATGGCTCTGCGGTCGGCCTGTTTGCCAACCGCAATCACTCCGCCACTCTTTTAGCTTGCCTGTTCCCGATGCTCGCTGTCTTTGCTTCGACGGCGAAGGGAACAACCGACGAAGTGCGCCTGCGCCAATTGGTCGCAGCAGCAATCGCGATCGTTCTCGTGCCCCTGATCCTTGTAACCGGGTCGCGCTCGGGACTGGTGAGCGCCGTCATCGGCATGCTTGGTGCTGGTCTCCTTTACCATCGCCCAACCGATGTTCGCACCGTGCGCAAAGGATCGCCCGATCGGATAAAGGCGTTACCAATCCTGGGCGGCCTTGCGGTCGTCAGCCTCGGCTTCCTTACCTTTTTCTTCTCGCGTGCCGAGGCAATACAACGGCTGTTTGCAGAAGCTTCGGGGGAAGACAGTCGCACAGATTTTTGGGCCGTCTCGCTTGAGCTGTTCTGGAAATACTTCCCCTGGGGCTCAGGCTCCGGCTCCTTCGTTGAGGCATTTCAGATCGTCGAACCGGCCTATTTGCTCGACGCGACCTATCTCAATCGCGCCCATAATGATTGGGTGGAGATAGCGGTCGCATTCGGTTTGGCGGGCCTAATCTTGCTGGTTTTGGCTTGTGCTGCATTTTTCTGGCGTAGCTTTAATCTCTGGCGCAAGGCCGAAACCGGGCGTCGATATGTCGCGTTTGGGCGACTGGCTTCCGTTTGCATCGCCATCATCGCCATCGCCAGCGTTTCTGATTACCCCTTGCGAACTCCAACGATGATGGGCGTTTTTGCCATTCTCACATTGTGGTTCACCGAAAGCGGAAGAGAGCGTGCAGATTCTGTTTCCACTGGTCGGGGAGGGAACTGA
- the rfbA gene encoding glucose-1-phosphate thymidylyltransferase RfbA — translation MRGIILAGGSGTRLHPATLAINKQLLPVYDKPMIYYPLSTLMLAGIREILIISSPEFLDNYRCLFGDGSDLGIKLDYAIQPKPEGLAQAFHIGSDFIGDQSAALVLGDNIFYGSGFQTLLSAASQRPAGATVFAYEVSDARSYGVIELDNDGRALSIEEKPSEPKSNFAVTGLYFYDNRVIDLAKEIKPSARGELEITDLNRLYMEMGELYVERMGRGYAWLDTGTHDSLVEASEFVRVIQNRTGHMIACLEEIAFRQGFIDADQLRKCGASMSKTKYGQYILALSEQH, via the coding sequence ATGCGCGGCATAATTTTGGCAGGGGGGAGTGGAACGCGATTGCATCCTGCTACACTGGCCATAAACAAGCAGTTGCTGCCTGTTTATGATAAGCCAATGATATATTACCCCTTATCGACGCTTATGTTGGCGGGGATAAGAGAGATTTTGATTATCTCGTCACCTGAATTTCTCGATAATTATCGCTGCCTCTTCGGAGATGGCAGCGACCTTGGTATCAAATTGGATTACGCCATACAGCCAAAACCGGAGGGTTTGGCGCAAGCATTTCATATAGGCTCCGATTTCATCGGTGATCAGTCAGCCGCCTTAGTTTTGGGCGACAATATTTTTTATGGCTCGGGTTTCCAGACACTCTTATCGGCCGCGAGCCAACGTCCCGCCGGCGCCACAGTATTCGCATATGAGGTATCTGATGCGCGCTCGTATGGGGTGATTGAGTTAGACAATGATGGTCGAGCGCTAAGCATCGAAGAAAAGCCTTCTGAACCCAAATCCAACTTTGCCGTTACAGGACTGTATTTTTATGACAATCGGGTCATAGATTTGGCAAAAGAGATTAAGCCATCGGCACGTGGAGAGCTGGAAATAACCGACCTCAATCGATTATATATGGAAATGGGCGAGCTTTACGTTGAGCGTATGGGACGTGGATATGCATGGCTTGATACGGGCACGCACGACAGTTTGGTTGAGGCTTCCGAATTTGTTCGCGTCATCCAAAACCGGACCGGCCATATGATTGCCTGCCTAGAAGAGATTGCTTTCCGCCAAGGGTTCATCGATGCTGATCAACTACGCAAATGTGGGGCGTCTATGTCGAAAACGAAGTATGGCCAATACATACTGGCACTCTCCGAGCAGCATTAA
- the rfbD gene encoding dTDP-4-dehydrorhamnose reductase produces MPCAPILVTGVTGQVGGAVFRQAQQRGLNIWAPTRADLDLTSASSIKRAMSENALSAVINCAAYTAVDKAESEPELAAQINAEAPAILAAETRRRGIPLIHVSTDYVFDGEKSDPYIESDFVNPINVYGKTKQAGEAAIQATQPNHAIIRTAWVLSASGANFLNTMLRLGAERAEVSVVADQFGCPTAADDIAHALLTVTQNLRDRAGTWHFVNQGSASWYELAAFIFAEASRRHLATPQLRAITHQEYPTPARRPANSQLSTAKFEKDFSSAPRTWQEAVSDVLQQRFS; encoded by the coding sequence ATGCCCTGTGCGCCCATTTTAGTTACCGGTGTGACTGGTCAAGTCGGCGGTGCCGTCTTTCGCCAAGCTCAACAACGCGGCCTCAACATATGGGCCCCAACCCGAGCGGATCTTGATTTGACATCGGCATCATCCATCAAAAGAGCAATGTCAGAAAATGCATTGTCTGCCGTCATCAACTGCGCTGCTTATACAGCCGTAGACAAGGCCGAGAGTGAACCGGAACTTGCGGCCCAAATTAACGCAGAAGCTCCCGCAATTTTGGCCGCGGAAACAAGGCGCCGAGGCATACCGCTTATCCACGTTTCAACAGACTATGTATTTGATGGAGAGAAATCGGATCCATATATTGAAAGCGACTTTGTAAATCCGATCAATGTTTACGGCAAAACCAAGCAGGCCGGCGAAGCAGCGATACAAGCTACCCAACCCAATCATGCCATAATTCGTACTGCATGGGTTTTGAGTGCAAGTGGAGCCAACTTTCTCAATACGATGTTGAGACTCGGCGCCGAACGGGCCGAAGTATCAGTAGTCGCCGATCAATTTGGATGCCCGACCGCCGCTGACGATATTGCGCATGCGCTGCTAACAGTGACCCAAAATTTACGCGACCGCGCTGGAACTTGGCACTTCGTGAACCAGGGCTCCGCTAGTTGGTATGAACTGGCAGCATTCATCTTTGCTGAAGCAAGTCGAAGACATTTGGCCACACCGCAGTTAAGAGCTATTACGCATCAGGAGTACCCAACGCCCGCCCGGCGTCCCGCGAATTCACAACTGTCGACGGCAAAATTTGAAAAAGATTTCTCTTCGGCGCCGAGAACTTGGCAGGAAGCTGTTAGCGATGTCTTGCAACAACGCTTTTCTTAA
- a CDS encoding NAD-dependent epimerase/dehydratase family protein, whose protein sequence is MDRKRIFITGTAGFIGYHLAELLLAQGHIVGGYDGLTDYYDVRLKERRHAMLNQHEGFSVTEAMLEDQDQLQNAVSSFQPDVIVHLAAQAGVRYSIENPRTYLNANIVGTFNVMEAARTAGVQHLLMASTSSVYGANTEMPFTETERVATPLTFYAASKLANEAMGHSYAHIYNMPITMFRFFTVYGPWGRPDMAYFKFARNIIEGKPIDIYNNGDMWRDFTYVEDLVRGIAGLIDAVPQRTEKPEDIAPGDSLSPAAPFRVVNIGNSEKVRLMEFIDAIEAEIGKKAIRNYMPMQQGDVPATWADASLLQSLTGYLPQTPFREGVAHFVRWYRNYYGL, encoded by the coding sequence ATGGACCGCAAGCGCATATTCATCACCGGCACGGCGGGCTTTATTGGCTACCATCTCGCAGAGCTCCTGCTGGCGCAGGGGCATATCGTTGGCGGCTATGATGGCCTGACCGACTATTATGACGTCCGCCTGAAAGAGCGCCGCCATGCGATGCTCAACCAGCACGAAGGTTTTTCGGTGACTGAGGCGATGCTCGAGGATCAGGATCAACTTCAGAATGCCGTCTCATCCTTCCAGCCCGATGTGATCGTCCATCTGGCAGCGCAGGCCGGGGTCCGCTACAGCATCGAAAATCCGCGCACCTATCTGAATGCCAATATCGTTGGTACTTTCAATGTCATGGAGGCCGCACGCACGGCAGGTGTCCAGCATCTTCTCATGGCATCGACCTCAAGCGTCTATGGCGCAAATACGGAAATGCCCTTTACCGAGACCGAGCGCGTCGCGACGCCGCTAACCTTCTATGCCGCCTCAAAATTGGCGAATGAGGCAATGGGCCACAGCTACGCCCATATCTACAATATGCCGATCACCATGTTCCGCTTTTTTACTGTCTATGGTCCCTGGGGCCGCCCAGACATGGCCTATTTCAAATTCGCACGGAACATCATCGAGGGGAAGCCGATAGACATTTACAACAATGGTGACATGTGGCGCGATTTTACCTATGTCGAGGATCTCGTCCGTGGCATTGCAGGTCTTATCGACGCAGTTCCGCAGCGAACCGAAAAGCCAGAGGATATTGCGCCCGGCGATAGCCTTAGTCCCGCCGCACCTTTTCGCGTCGTCAATATCGGCAATTCGGAGAAGGTCCGCCTCATGGAATTCATCGACGCCATTGAGGCTGAGATCGGCAAGAAGGCCATCCGCAATTATATGCCCATGCAACAGGGCGACGTTCCTGCAACCTGGGCAGACGCATCGCTCTTGCAGTCTCTCACTGGCTACCTTCCGCAGACACCCTTCCGCGAGGGTGTGGCACATTTCGTGCGTTGGTACCGCAACTATTATGGACTTTAA
- a CDS encoding class I mannose-6-phosphate isomerase has protein sequence MLLSIQSVEKPWGVLDLPSPFQSAHTNPIGEIWFDPPPALPDILIKYIFTSDKLSVQVHPSDADTDKVGLGHQGKEECWLITSAEPGASLAIGFKEKFGAADVRAAALNGSIEDLLVWHPVSDGDFFYIPAGTVHAIGADVSLIEVQQTSDITYRLYDYGRPRELHLDEALAVARLAPYDAKFRKRLAPTGSQLLVDGPHFELHYVDGSAGNDVFSAAGQPALILPLEGSVSVGGEGVIPGQCALVDGEEIRFGEGDRFLLARSLSDANSR, from the coding sequence ATGCTCCTTTCCATTCAAAGTGTTGAAAAACCTTGGGGCGTCTTGGATTTGCCGTCGCCATTCCAATCCGCTCATACAAATCCGATAGGCGAGATATGGTTTGATCCGCCGCCGGCGCTTCCCGATATCCTCATCAAATACATCTTCACCTCGGATAAGCTCTCCGTTCAGGTTCACCCCTCGGATGCCGACACTGATAAGGTGGGTCTTGGGCATCAGGGCAAGGAGGAGTGCTGGCTCATAACGTCCGCAGAGCCTGGTGCATCGCTGGCCATCGGCTTCAAGGAAAAGTTTGGCGCAGCAGACGTCCGCGCAGCCGCCTTGAATGGGTCGATTGAGGACCTTCTCGTCTGGCATCCCGTCTCTGATGGTGACTTCTTCTACATTCCGGCGGGTACAGTTCACGCCATTGGTGCCGACGTCAGCCTTATTGAAGTCCAGCAGACGAGCGACATTACGTATCGCCTGTACGATTATGGCCGCCCCCGTGAATTGCACCTAGACGAGGCTCTTGCAGTCGCGAGGTTAGCGCCTTACGATGCTAAATTCCGCAAGCGGCTCGCACCCACGGGCTCTCAACTGCTAGTCGATGGGCCGCATTTTGAGCTTCACTATGTAGATGGTTCGGCGGGAAACGATGTCTTCTCAGCCGCCGGCCAGCCCGCTCTCATTCTGCCCCTCGAGGGGAGTGTTTCAGTGGGCGGGGAGGGCGTAATACCCGGCCAGTGCGCTCTCGTTGACGGCGAGGAAATCCGCTTCGGCGAAGGCGACAGGTTTCTGCTGGCGCGCTCGCTGTCGGATGCAAATTCCCGATAA
- a CDS encoding tetratricopeptide repeat protein → MARSKKSSAFLSSIRSIGIGRMIIVTALGLVGAWFAAAIAISGVTRIKAPQTALIAMPTESTALASRADQIFFANPKNPPREVELLARRALENQAINAKALRVLGYVADAKGDTETAEKYVRMAAKLSRREPGAQLWLIEASARKGDVALTLIHYDIALRTKPDTQTILFPRLVNAIEDREIRTALKPYIRAENGWASGFLYFANVNSKNLPALVDLIVETGGLVDAENAKSQELGLLSRLVAESFFADARRLYLQMPGAKQARLASAAFDVSDRDARFGPMGWQLLEDPDAGGNFTGNVGDIQTMLSLFANSATTRPVATKLLYLKPGNYLFSTRLANLDRGDGGFLRWQLRCPGIGGAPAWTIDSINASLRAELLVPANCPVQFLDLIASGGKGQTGLEATIASVAVAPAN, encoded by the coding sequence ATGGCCCGCTCCAAAAAATCCAGTGCCTTTTTATCCAGTATCCGTTCAATCGGCATCGGGCGCATGATCATCGTGACTGCGCTTGGGCTGGTTGGCGCCTGGTTCGCGGCGGCAATTGCCATATCCGGCGTCACACGGATCAAGGCGCCGCAAACTGCGCTCATTGCCATGCCTACTGAAAGCACCGCTCTCGCATCGCGCGCCGACCAGATATTCTTCGCCAATCCCAAAAACCCGCCGCGTGAAGTAGAGTTGCTTGCGCGTCGTGCGCTGGAAAACCAGGCTATAAACGCCAAGGCGCTGCGCGTCCTTGGCTATGTTGCCGATGCCAAGGGCGACACCGAGACGGCTGAAAAATATGTTCGCATGGCCGCCAAATTGTCGCGGCGTGAGCCGGGTGCCCAACTCTGGCTGATTGAGGCATCAGCGCGTAAGGGCGACGTCGCCCTAACGCTCATCCATTATGACATTGCCTTGCGCACCAAGCCCGATACGCAAACAATCCTCTTTCCCAGACTGGTGAATGCCATAGAAGACCGCGAAATCCGCACCGCGCTCAAACCTTATATCCGCGCCGAGAATGGCTGGGCTTCAGGTTTCCTGTACTTCGCCAACGTGAACAGCAAGAATTTGCCGGCGCTTGTCGACCTCATTGTCGAGACGGGCGGTCTGGTTGATGCAGAGAACGCCAAAAGCCAGGAACTGGGTCTGCTGAGCAGGCTTGTCGCTGAGAGTTTCTTCGCCGATGCGCGCCGGCTTTATCTGCAAATGCCGGGTGCAAAACAGGCGCGGCTCGCCAGCGCAGCATTCGACGTCAGCGACCGCGATGCTCGTTTTGGTCCCATGGGATGGCAATTGCTTGAAGATCCTGATGCAGGCGGTAATTTTACTGGCAATGTCGGCGACATACAGACAATGCTCTCGCTCTTTGCCAATTCGGCTACGACTCGGCCAGTGGCGACAAAGTTGCTCTACTTGAAGCCGGGCAACTATCTGTTCTCAACACGCCTTGCCAATCTGGATCGCGGCGATGGCGGCTTCCTGCGTTGGCAACTGCGATGCCCTGGCATTGGCGGGGCTCCAGCTTGGACCATCGACAGTATCAACGCCTCGCTTCGGGCAGAGCTTCTTGTTCCCGCCAATTGCCCGGTACAGTTTCTCGATCTCATAGCGTCGGGCGGCAAGGGGCAGACGGGACTGGAGGCGACTATTGCCTCGGTTGCCGTGGCTCCTGCGAACTAA
- the rfbC gene encoding dTDP-4-dehydrorhamnose 3,5-epimerase has product MTLIVIHPKRFIDRRGWFVESWNKLRFEEQGVTTEFVQDNHSYSTNAGTIRGLHFQRPPHAQAKLVRCLKGRIFDVAVDLRPGSPTFGEWAGIELSADLGNQLFIPPGYAHGFLTLEAECEIAYKVDAYYSPEADAGIAWDDPVLAINWPLNGLVPVLSDKDATLPNFSEVETNFEYNGCPLLPLKGL; this is encoded by the coding sequence ATGACATTGATTGTTATTCATCCAAAGCGCTTCATTGATCGGCGCGGGTGGTTTGTTGAGTCTTGGAACAAGCTACGCTTTGAAGAACAAGGCGTGACGACAGAGTTTGTTCAAGACAATCATTCTTACTCAACAAACGCAGGAACGATTAGGGGCTTGCATTTCCAGAGACCACCTCATGCGCAAGCCAAGCTGGTGCGATGTCTAAAGGGTAGGATTTTTGACGTTGCGGTCGATCTGCGACCCGGATCGCCGACCTTTGGTGAATGGGCAGGTATCGAACTATCGGCTGATTTGGGAAATCAGTTATTTATACCCCCGGGCTATGCGCATGGTTTTCTAACTCTCGAAGCCGAATGTGAAATAGCTTATAAAGTCGATGCTTATTACTCGCCAGAAGCAGATGCCGGCATTGCTTGGGACGATCCGGTTCTCGCCATCAACTGGCCTTTGAACGGTTTAGTACCGGTGTTATCGGACAAAGACGCCACTCTTCCCAACTTCAGCGAAGTTGAGACGAATTTCGAGTATAATGGGTGCCCGCTGCTACCCCTGAAAGGATTGTAA
- the rfbB gene encoding dTDP-glucose 4,6-dehydratase, with the protein MEDTSLKVLVTGGAGFIGSALVRHLIANTGHQVLNVDALTYAGNLSSLEPVKGNERYRFEKADICDTEKMLALITDFKPDIVTHLAAESHVDRSIDGPATFIQTNVVGTFSMLSAALQYWRGLSTTQQAKFRFHHISTDEVFGTLGPDGFFTEKTAYDPRSPYSASKAGADHLVSAWGHTYGLPVLVTNCSNNYGPYHFPEKLIPLMIIKCQSGEPLPVYGTGDNVRDWLFVDDHVRALQLVFERGRVGESYMIGGKSERTNLQVVHAICDTLDEIHPRTDGISYRAQIEFVADRPGHDFRYAIDASKLENELGWRPKENFESGIAKTIRWYLDNRDWWEAILSGAYRGDRLGLKAV; encoded by the coding sequence ATGGAAGACACTTCTTTGAAGGTATTAGTAACAGGTGGGGCTGGGTTTATCGGTTCTGCGTTGGTACGGCATTTGATAGCAAACACAGGGCACCAAGTACTAAATGTCGACGCCTTAACTTATGCGGGCAATCTTTCATCGCTCGAGCCAGTTAAAGGAAACGAGCGTTATCGATTTGAAAAAGCTGACATATGCGACACCGAAAAAATGTTGGCTCTCATTACTGATTTTAAGCCTGACATTGTAACGCACTTGGCAGCTGAATCACATGTCGATCGCTCAATCGATGGCCCAGCGACGTTTATCCAAACAAATGTTGTAGGGACTTTTTCAATGCTCTCTGCCGCTCTTCAATACTGGCGGGGTTTATCTACCACGCAACAAGCCAAATTCAGGTTCCACCATATATCTACAGACGAAGTTTTTGGCACTCTTGGTCCCGACGGTTTCTTTACCGAAAAGACTGCTTATGATCCACGCTCTCCTTATTCTGCATCAAAAGCAGGGGCGGATCATTTGGTGAGTGCGTGGGGCCACACTTACGGGCTCCCCGTGCTGGTGACAAACTGTTCTAACAACTACGGACCTTATCATTTCCCTGAAAAGCTTATACCCCTTATGATTATTAAATGTCAGTCGGGTGAGCCTTTGCCTGTCTACGGGACAGGCGACAATGTTCGTGACTGGCTCTTTGTCGACGATCATGTGCGGGCATTGCAGTTGGTTTTTGAGCGCGGCCGAGTGGGAGAAAGCTACATGATTGGAGGAAAGTCAGAGCGCACCAATCTGCAAGTGGTCCATGCAATCTGCGACACACTTGATGAAATTCACCCCCGCACCGATGGCATTTCTTACCGCGCCCAGATAGAATTTGTCGCGGACAGGCCAGGCCATGATTTTCGTTACGCGATCGACGCGTCCAAATTGGAAAATGAATTGGGATGGAGGCCGAAGGAGAATTTTGAGAGCGGCATCGCCAAAACCATTCGCTGGTATTTGGACAACCGTGATTGGTGGGAGGCGATTTTATCGGGAGCTTATCGGGGTGACCGATTGGGCCTGAAGGCAGTCTAA